One Thermodesulfatator atlanticus DSM 21156 DNA window includes the following coding sequences:
- a CDS encoding metal-sensitive transcriptional regulator, with translation MKNKDKEKKELLNRLNRAQGQLRALMEMIENEAPCEKTLVQFKATKAALENAFAKFLEISLKNCLAQKDEKNLASILKIICQNL, from the coding sequence ATGAAAAATAAAGATAAAGAGAAAAAAGAACTACTCAATCGTTTAAATAGAGCTCAGGGGCAGCTCAGAGCCCTTATGGAAATGATTGAAAATGAAGCTCCGTGTGAGAAGACCCTGGTCCAGTTTAAGGCAACTAAAGCGGCTCTTGAAAATGCTTTTGCCAAATTTTTAGAAATTTCTTTAAAAAACTGTCTGGCACAAAAAGACGAAAAAAATCTAGCCTCCATACTAAAAATAATTTGTCAAAATTTGTAG